In Plasmodium vinckei vinckei genome assembly, chromosome: PVVCY_13, a single genomic region encodes these proteins:
- a CDS encoding trafficking protein particle complex subunit 2, putative yields the protein MNSNQVFVLTIIGKGDIPIYEADLSINGKKDISEHLSQFIIHQSLDSVDELVWRNNNMFLKTVDSFNNYSVSAYCTPGHIKLLLLYKNKNELNSSINANIHVPSDDNIKSFFEVVHENYIKVLLNPLYEPNGIITSSLFDQNVHLAAKSFLHQ from the coding sequence ATGAATTCAAATCAAGTATTTGTATTGACAATAATAGGAAAAGGAGATATACCAATATATGAAGCAGATTTATCtataaatggaaaaaaagatatatcaGAACATTTATCtcaatttattattcatcAATCATTAGATTCAGTAGATGAATTAGTTTggagaaataataatatgtttttaaaaactgttgattcttttaataattatagtGTATCTGCTTATTGTACACCTGGACATATtaagttattattattatataaaaataaaaatgaattaaatagTTCTATAAATGCAAATATACATGTACCTTCAgatgataatattaaatcattttttgaagTTGTtcatgaaaattatattaaagtTTTACTAAATCCATTATATGAGCCAAATGGAATTATAACAAGTTCGTTGTTCGATCAAAATGTCCACTTAGCAGCCAAAAGCTTTTTGCACCAATAG